In Vigna radiata var. radiata cultivar VC1973A unplaced genomic scaffold, Vradiata_ver6 scaffold_190, whole genome shotgun sequence, the genomic stretch ataatttatataataatattttattatcatttcgATACATGTATGGGAACATGAAATGTtgaaagtataaatttaaaaatgttttaagaaatctactttattcttaattaaacattataaattaaaatataaaatatatccgTATATctgatataatttattatttagataattatttataatactttattgaaattaataatttttagtaaatttaaaaaatattttttaaacgatTAGGTaactaatatagaaaaaaattgaactgtataaatgaatgttattttttttttctctaaatccAGATTTGTTTAGCTTCAACTATCCAATGGGACCTCTCCGCACAATTCGTTTTCTCTCAAATTGCTTTCATACTCACGTGATAATTTTAGGTTTATCCAGATATAAGATTAATtcagtatatatattttaatgtgaGAGAGATGTATTGAAAgtcaatatataaatgaataaaattccatatttcttaaataaatataaaaattcattgttttataattatttttctcttttgtaataTACGtgtgaaataaatataagatataaatGCCGTTATAccattattcattaaaatttgaCCAGCACGTAAATTTTAAGCTATGGGACTTCCAGCACCAATAAATATCGTCCAAACCATCGACTACAGGAACCTTCACTTCCTTTCCAACTGCACCACCGCTTCTTCATTCCTCAGAATCATGACTCAAGCTGCGTCACCAGCATCTCTCAAAGTTATCCAAGTTTGTTCGGTGGAACCGCTTCAGAAACCAACCCTTTCCACCCTTGTTCCAACCTCTCTTCCATTAACCTTCTTCGACCTCTTATGGCTTCGATTTCCACCTGTTCAACGTCTCTTCTTCTATCACTTCCCACACCCAACCTCTTCATTCCTTCATTCTCTTCTTCCCTCTCTCAAGCATTCTCTTTCCCTCACTCTCCAACACTTTCTCCCTTTTTCTGGCACTCTCACATGGCCCTCTCACTCTCCCAAACCTATCATCAACTATTTCCCCGGCGACACTGTTTCCTTTATTGTTGCTGAGTCAGACCAAAACTTCGACCATCTTTGCTCTCATCTCTGTGAAGCATCACAACGCCACCATTTAGCACCCCACTTGGCCAATTCCCATGATAAAGCATCTCTGTTGGCGATTCAAGTCACTCTGTTCCCAAACGCTGGCTTTTGCATTGGAGTAACCACACACCATGCAGCTTTCGACGGAAAATCTTCATCCATGTTCATCAAAGCATGGGCCTATATATGCTCTAACCTTCAAAACCCTACTACACCAACACCAACACCATCCTTGCCTCACCATCTTACGCCTATCTTTGACAGATCATTGATTAGAGACCCTTCTGGATTCGCTGAACTGTACGCAGACCAGTGGATGAATCATAATGGTTCGAATAACCGAAGTCTCAAGGTGTGGGAGCCTCTCACTGCAACACCGAGCGATGGACTCAAAGGTTTTTTTGAATTGACCCCTTCACAGATTCAAAAGCTCAAACAATACGGAAACTCTAAGGTGAAAGTGGCTGGTCATCTGTCAACATTTTCTGTTACGTGTGCGTATGTGTTAGCGTGTTGGGTTAAAGCGAACCAAGTGAAGGAAGAACATGTGCTGTACATATTTGCTGTTGACTGTAGAAGGCGCTTGGATCCTCCAATTCCAGCCACGTATTTTGGAAACTGCGTTAAAGGAGAATACGTAGTGGCTTTGACTAAGGAGTTGGTTGGAAAAGATGGGTTCATTTGTGCTTTGGAGAGGATAGTTGAGGCTTTGAATAGGGTGAAGGAAGAGGAAGTTTTGAATGGAGCAGAAAAATGGGTTTCGCTTATGCATGACCCTGGGGAGGCTAGAATAACTTCTACTGCTGGGTCTCCGTTGTTTGAGGTTTATAGCATTGATTTTGGGTGGGGAAGGCCAAAGAAGGTGGATATGGTATCCGCAGACAAAAATAGAGCATTTTCTATCAGTGAAAGTAGGGATATCAGTGGCGGAATTGAAATTGGATTGATGTTACCTAAAAGTGAAATGGAAGAATTTACTTCCCTTTATCTTCAAGGACTTGATTCCCTTTAGAAAAATGTAACATTTCCCTCTGATTACGTTGTTGTGTAGTGAAAATTAGCTTATTCTGCTACAAAAGTTGATTAAATAATGCAGGCGTATGGCATAGATAGAGGCTCTACTTTATTATGTGGTTCAGAAATGTCTATTTTATTTGGTGATACTAACTAATACTTTTGTCTAAAATATGCTTTTGTTATCATTTACATCTCTCACGTTAGCAttcttgaattaattttatttgtccATGTTTTGCAATGAATAATGTTTGTTGTCTTGTCACCACTGGAGAAAAAATCCTTGTGGTAATATTGCCTTTCTTCGCGATCGGTGTAATTagtttcttaattattttttttataagcaaCACAATTGATTTTGTGggtattagaattttaaaagaaaaaaaaataaggtttaatcaaATCTCAGGCTTTATTTTTGGTTTGTAGTTTCATatgagctttttttttttgttttaattgaatctGTATTTATGAATAATTGATACAACTGGACCTACTGCCATTGCCATTGTTGTTGTCACTGTGTTGTTATCGCTATTTATTAGTGATTTTGATTTAagaattttagggttttaggcttttttttagtgattattaatgattttaatttttttacctcggttttttttttttattatgttatgtaagaaaataggtttaatacatattttgatCCCTCTTTTTAAgtgtttggttcaaaattatcccatctttgaaaaaaattctataaggttccatatttaattaaaaactgtTCATTATGGTCCTTTTCGTAGAGGGCGTTAAAATCTTAACGGCACATTAACTAGCATGGCAAAACCTGTCTGAGGTGTTTCTTTGGATGCTTACGTGGCTCTGtcaagttattttaatatgtaaatatttaagaaaaaaattaaaatgacgaaaaatagtttaagtgtgggttaaagtaaaaaacccTTATCTGATTAAGCCATTTCTGGGTTTTTCGTTGTTGTGAAACTGGTGATTGTTGTTGATTTTGCTGTTGATGTTCTTGTTGTGttattt encodes the following:
- the LOC106779301 gene encoding malonyl-CoA:anthocyanidin 5-O-glucoside-6''-O-malonyltransferase-like, giving the protein MGLPAPINIVQTIDYRNLHFLSNCTTASSFLRIMTQAASPASLKVIQVCSVEPLQKPTLSTLVPTSLPLTFFDLLWLRFPPVQRLFFYHFPHPTSSFLHSLLPSLKHSLSLTLQHFLPFSGTLTWPSHSPKPIINYFPGDTVSFIVAESDQNFDHLCSHLCEASQRHHLAPHLANSHDKASLLAIQVTLFPNAGFCIGVTTHHAAFDGKSSSMFIKAWAYICSNLQNPTTPTPTPSLPHHLTPIFDRSLIRDPSGFAELYADQWMNHNGSNNRSLKVWEPLTATPSDGLKGFFELTPSQIQKLKQYGNSKVKVAGHLSTFSVTCAYVLACWVKANQVKEEHVLYIFAVDCRRRLDPPIPATYFGNCVKGEYVVALTKELVGKDGFICALERIVEALNRVKEEEVLNGAEKWVSLMHDPGEARITSTAGSPLFEVYSIDFGWGRPKKVDMVSADKNRAFSISESRDISGGIEIGLMLPKSEMEEFTSLYLQGLDSL